A stretch of Maniola hyperantus chromosome 15, iAphHyp1.2, whole genome shotgun sequence DNA encodes these proteins:
- the LOC117988852 gene encoding phosphonates-binding periplasmic protein-like, with the protein MSVGKLELRVATYMCPTHPVELYELILELLEDAVDCHAVLQYESRSPGPIPGRPDPFTNNKIDLAFTTAAAYMKLRDKKNEFVELLPVTPVFAHQMNVENKPGYFSDVIIHCDKKAHNVNTLLDLRGCNFAYSDEESLSGSKIVLKTLKEKGENASFFGSLLESGSHLASAQMVLSKQADWAAVDSTTLLYSKKYMQDGGKEIITLETLGRLPPYPIVVNSRLPDSIKNAISKALLTLPQSTEWKRQFGKFGIIKFDTNIDGAYDGPAAHMWSIQNEKLNVRYY; encoded by the exons ATGTCGGTGGGAAAGTTAGAACTACGTGTGGCTACTTATATGTGCCCCACACATCCAGTGGAACTGTACGAGTTGATTCTGGAACTGTTAGAGGACGCTGTAGACTGCCATGCGGTCTTACAATACGAGAGCCGAAGTCCCGGGCCGATACCCGGGCGTCCAGACCCGTTCACCAATAACAAGATTGACCTGG CGTTCACGACGGCAGCTGCGTACATGAAGTTGCGCGACAAGAAAAATGAATTTGTTGAGTTGTTACCGGTCACTCCGGTTTTTGCCCATCAGATGAATGTGGAGAATAAGCCGGGCTACTTCTCGGACGTTATCATACACTGCGATAAAAA AGCACACAATGTTAACACCTTACTGGACCTTAGAGGGTGCAATTTTGCATACAGTGATGAGGAATCACTAAGCGGCAGCAAAATTGTGTTAAAAACGTTAAAAGAAAAGGGAGAGAACGCCTCTTTCTTTGGATCTCTCTT AGAATCTGGATCTCATTTGGCGTCGGCGCAAATGGTGTTGTCCAAACAAGCCGATTGGGCAGCAGTCGATTCAACAACTCTTCTCTACTCGAAAAAGTATATGCAGGACGGCGGCAAAGAGATCATTACCCTAGAGACACTAGGACGTTTACCGCCTTATCCTATTGTGGTGAATTCCAGATTGCCAG ATAGTATAAAAAATGCGATAAGCAAAGCGCTACTCACTTTACCACAATCAACTGAGTGGAAGAGACAGTTTGGAAAGTTTGGGATCATAAAATTCGACACCAACATCGATGGTGCTTATGATGGGCCGGCTGCACATATGTGGTCCATCCAGAACGAAAAGCTCAATGTTAGATATTATTAG
- the thoc5 gene encoding THO complex subunit 5 homolog — translation MGKDDVSTKKRRKLNTSTSNDASKLTPADVYKKVVEFEETEAQIRSAEKDAALFKKICQDVRQIFSDVAELKAKGTDEAKEKINAKRIEASLQLVALKKLNRLEKVRTRAGRDALHKEKQRVDSTHLLLQNLLYEADHLDKEVTKCLQFKSKDEEIELVPLKDFYKDAPIEISRPEVTKTDEHQLQLARLEWELKQRRELAGVCSELVASKERVAAAIAAARSRLDALAPHLRDVLKATKPLQECLALRLDEKRDETQAAALLPPPLFLLYANAGAYSDALGAKNVTVAIAGDEDEAKRLDQLTNEEREVVVSNDSDSDQDNNDEDHRDSKKKRHHRTAKISKEERAEAKKKEVLKKHPLNVHVTVKNSDETAVDLIFSYMIHLKIVVVKFIMNVSKPITGVSAADVLNGDCILNELYVGDAGCDSPHPATAYLLNVAGISEHFTHFISEVGRPYIWAQRMCGLDFMAVISDKEKTNKNILPSQSLSVASVENFIFTLKKRLKARVELMKELQDLESGKILPNKGVTCPVRLSGSLTQWQSITWLEYHQAPSTSFLISEGLVSDVNMLYRAIITRQSAKLVALVAVSSDYPKKAPLFTLTLHWNGTHNALSNDDIRDIERVINTNWDTSEKIQCTLSSQMMKLLTCLDVLLETMGSPEFPPDKVILQAVRGRNRMKPYKFLKQGAGVFVQY, via the exons ATGGGTAAAGATGATGTTTCCACTAAGAAACGCCGTAAATTAAATACATCAACGTCCAACGACGCTTCCAAGTTGACCCCGGCTGATGTTTATAAG AAAGTTGTTGAGTTTGAAGAAACTGAGGCTCAAATTCGCTCTGCTGAAAAAGATGCTGCTTTGTTTAAAAAGATCTGTCAAGATGTGCGCCAGATATTTTCTGATGTTGCTGAATTAAAGGCCAAGGGTACTGATGAG gcaaaagaaaaaataaatgctAAAAGAATAGAAGCATCCTTACAGTTGGttgctttaaaaaaactaaatagacTTGAAAAAGTCCGGACAAGAGCTGGCAGAGATGCCTTGCACAAAGAAAAGCAAAGAGTGGACTCTACACACTTACTATTGCAGAATTTACTATATGAAGCTGACCATCTTGACAAAGAAGTAACAAAATGCCTACAGTTTAAATCAAAAGATGAAGAAATTGAACTAGTTCCATTAAAAGACTTTTATAAAGATGCACCAATAGAGATTTCACGCCCA GAAGTGACAAAAACAGATGAGCATCAGCTGCAGTTAGCAAGGCTTGAATGGGAGCTAAAACAGCGCAGAGAGCTGGCTGGAGTATGTAGTGAACTGGTAGCTTCAAAAGAGCGTGTGGCGGCCGCCATAGCTGCTGCTCGGTCAAGGCTAGATGCTCTTGCTCCACATTTGCGAGATGTGCTCAAGGCCACCAAGCCTCTACAAGAGTGCTTGGCTCTTAGGCTAGATGAGAAACGTGATGAGACACAAGCTGCAGCTCTTTTACCTCCACCGTTATTCTTGCTCTATGCCAATGCTGGTGCTTATTCAGATGCCCTTGGAGCTAAGAATGTTACTGTTG CTATAGCCGGAGATGAAGATGAAGCGAAAAGGCTGGATCAGCTTACAAATGAAGAGCGTGAAGTAGTTGTTTCTAACGATTCAGATTCAGATCAGGACAACAATGATGAAGATCATAGAGAcagcaaaaagaaaagacatCATAGAACTGCCAAAATATCCAAGGAGGAGAGAGCGGAGGCCAAGAAGAAGGAGGTACTCAAAAAACATCCCCTAAATGTTCATGTAACTGTAAAGAATTCTGATGAAACTGCAGTCGACTTGATCTTTTCCTACATGATACATCTAAAGATTGTTGTGGTTAAATTTATTATGAATGTCTCAAAGCCTATAACAGGAGTGTCTGCAGCTGATGTCTTGAATGGTGATTGCATTTTGAATGAGTTGTATGTTGGCGATGCGGGCTGTGATTCACCACACCCAGCCACTGCCTACTTGTTGAATGTTGCCGGTATATCTGAACACTTTACACACTTCATCTCAGAAGTTGGAAGGCCATACATATGGGCTCAAAGAATGTGTGGTTTAGATTTCATGGCTGTTATTTCTGATAAagaaaaaacgaataaaaacaTTCTGCCCAGTCAAAGCCTCAGTGTTGCAAGTgtggaaaattttatttttactttgaaaaaGAGGCTAAAAGCTCGAGTAGAATTAATGAAAGAACTTCAAGATTTGGAATCTGGTAAAATTTTACCCAACAAAGGTGTGACATGTCCTGTGAGGTTATCTGGATCATTGACCCAGTGGCAATCAATAACTTGGCTTGAATATCACCAAGCGCCATCAACATCGTTTTTGATATCAGAAGGCTTGGTGTCTGACGTGAATATGTTATATCGTGCAATTATTACTAGACAATCTGCAAAGCTTGTCGCTTTAGTGGCTGTGAGCAGTGATTACCCAAAGAAGGCACCTTTATTTACATTGACATTACATTGGAATGGAACTCATAATGCTCTCTCAAATGATGATATTAGAGACATAGAAAGAGTGATAAATACAAACTGGGACACAAGTGAAAAGATCCAGTGTACTTTATCATCACAGATGATGAAATTACTGACATGTCTGGATGTGCTTCTAGAGACCATGGGGTCACCCGAGTTTCCCCCTGATAAGGTAATATTACAAGCTGTCCGTGGACGTAATAGGATGAAGCCATACAAATTCTTAAAGCAAGGTGCAGGAGTTTTTGTACAATACTAA